Proteins from a genomic interval of Musa acuminata AAA Group cultivar baxijiao chromosome BXJ1-9, Cavendish_Baxijiao_AAA, whole genome shotgun sequence:
- the LOC135592491 gene encoding zinc transporter 6, chloroplastic-like, giving the protein MSGCDVGDASRAQWCRNGAAAQQLKLVSIGIILVTSAVGISSPVVLARVFEGKPAYGRALLLIKCFAAGVVLSTALVHVLPDAFDALADCQVAARHPWRDFPFSGLLTLIGALLALLVDVVATSHAVAGSAGKQQYQPVELEEGKRKPAAASVSAVAMGGCHGHHGVADEQEGEEEEGDQGSEEERLAKLKQRMVSQVLEIGIVFHSVIIGVTMGMSQNQCAIRPLVVALAFHQIFEGLGLGGCIAQAGFGFGTVAYMCLMFSVTTPMGIILGMIVFYMTGYDDSNPNALISEGLLGSLSAGVLIYMALVDLIAVDFFHNKAMSSSSQLKKACYVALVLGSASMSILALWA; this is encoded by the exons ATGTCGGGGTGCGATGTCGGTGACGCCAGCCGCGCCCAGTGGTGCCGCAAcggggcggcggcgcagcagctcaAGCTGGTGTCCATCGGCATCATCCTGGTGACTAGCGCCGTCGGGATCTCGTCGCCGGTGGTCCTCGCCCGCGTCTTCGAGGGGAAGCCCGCCTACGGCCGCGCCCTCCTCCTCATCAAATGCTTTGCTGCCGGCGTCGTCCTCTCTACCGCCCTCGTCCACGTCCTCCCCGATGCCTTCGACGCCCTCGCCGACTGCCAGGTCGCCGCTCGCCATCCCTGGCGCGACTTTCCCTTCTCTGGCCTCCTCACTCTTATCGGCGCCCTCCTTGCCCTCCTCGTCGACGTCGTTGCCACCTCCCACGCTGTTGCCGGCTCCGCCGGCAAGCAGCAGTACCAGCCCGTCGAACTCGAGGAGGGCAAGCGGAAGCCCGCGGCGGCGTCGGTGTCGGCGGTGGCGATGGGTGGGTGCCACGGGCACCACGGAGTAGCGGACGagcaggagggggaggaggaggaaggggatcagggaagcgaggaggagaggctgGCGAAGCTGAAGCAGAGGATGGTGTCGCAGGTGCTGGAGATTGGGATTGTGTTCCATTCCGTGATCATCGGGGTGACGATGGGGATGTCGCAGAACCAGTGCGCAATTAGGCCGCTTGTCGTAGCCCTTGCCTTCCACCAGATCTTTGAAGGGTTGGGGCTCGGCGGATGCATCGCTCAG GCTGGATTTGGCTTCGGAACAGTGGCTTACATGTGCCTCATGTTCTCAGTGACTACGCCAATGGGGATAATATTGGGAATGATTGTTTTCTATATGACTGGCTACGACGACAGCAACCCAAATGCCCTGATATCAGAAGGATTGCTAGGTTCTCTTTCTGCAGGCGTCCTAATATATATGGCACTTGTTGATCTAATAGCTGTAGATTTCTTCCACAACAAGGCCATGTCTTCGAGTTCTCAGTTGAAGAAGGCATGTTATGTGGCTTTAGTCCTTGGATCTGCTTCGATGTCTATACTTGCACTTTGGGCTTAG